The window GCCGTGGCTTGCGCTGTTCGCAGGGGCACCGGGTTCGGCGGCGAAGGTGGGAGCGATGACCGCCGAGACGATCAGGGCTCCGGCGAGCAGCGGTGCCAGCAGGGTGACCGCGGCTCTCGGGCGTATGTGATGGTTCGTCAACTGTGGTCCATGTCGATCGACTTGAGAAATCTCGATCCCCCGAGGACCCCAATGTCACAGACGACTCAGCGGTAACAATCTTGAAAGCTCACGTACTCGTGGGTCTCCACAGTCGTTTCACAAGAGACGACCGAAGTGGACCCGGTGGGCCGGGCGTCGGCTTTCCCGACTTCTCAAGTTCAGTTAAGCGGAGGCAAAGCAAGCTCAAAGGTTCACCTCGGATTGTCTTTCGACATGGACCAGACCCTTCTCGTGGTCGCCGATCTGGCCGCCATCTCCGTACTGACCTTCACGGTCTACTTCCCGCGCCACCACCGCCGCGACCTCGTCGCCGCCTTCCTCGGCGTCAACGTCGGTGTCCTCGCGGTCGCGATGACGCTCAGCTCCTCGTCGGTCGGCATCGGCCTCGGGATGGGGCTGTTCGGCGTCCTGTCGATCATCCGGCTGCGGTCCGACGAGATCGCGCACCACGAGATCGCCTACTACTTCGCCGCGCTCGCCCTCGGACTGCTGGCCGGGCTGCCGCAGGAGGTCGACGTCCTGTCGGCCCTCCTCATGACGCTGATCGTCGCCACGTTGTACGTCGGCGATCACCCGAAACTCTTCGGCCGCCACCGGCAGCGCAGCCTGCGCCTCGACGCCGCGTACACCAACGAGGACGCCCTGCGCGCGCACCTCGAAATACTGCTGGGCGGGCGGGTGGTGAACCTGTCCGTGCAGAACGTCGACCTGGTCAACGACATGACGCTGGTGGACGTCCGGTACGTCGTCACCGGCACGGGAACGCGCGCGCCGAGGGAGGCCGTGCACCCGGCCGGGCAGGAACAGGGGGTGCGCGCATGACGGCCCTGGACTCCGTCGCCCACGTGGTCGGGGCGCTGCGACCCATCGGCCTCGACGAACTCGTGGACCGCGCCGAACTGCTCACCCGCCTGGACCGCAAGTACATGCTGCCCCTCACCGACCTGCCCCTCGTGGTCGGCGGGCTGGTCGGCGGGGGTCTCTCACGGTCGGGCGCGGTCGAGGCCGAGGCCGGGGGAGCCCAGGTCCTGGAGGTCGACGGCGAACGGCGGTTCGCGTACCGGTCCGTGTACTTCGACACCCCGGAGATGGACGGCTATCTGGGTGCGGCCCGCGGTCGTCGGCGCCGTTTCAAACTGCGCGTCCGGACCTACCTGGCGTCCGGCCGGCACTTCCTGGAGGTCAAGACGCGTGGCCCGCGCGGCACCACCGTCAAGCAGCGCGTCCCGTATGACGGGGAACCCGGGCGGCTGACCCCCGAGGCCCGCGCGTACGCCGACGACGTCCTGGGCGAGGCCGGCATCGACGCCCGCGGCCTCCGCCTGGTGCCCGCGCTCACCACGCGCTACCTCCGCACGACCCTCTTTCTGCTGGACAGCGGCAGCCGGGTCACCGTCGACACCGGCCTGACCTGGGCACTGCCCGACGGCACCGCACTGCGCACGCCCGGACGGACCATCGTCGAGACCAAGTCCGGGCGCGCGGGCTCCGGCGCCGACCGGCTGCTGTGGTCGCTCGGACACCGGCCCTGCCCGGTCTCCAAGTACGGCACCGGGCTCGCCGCGCTCCGGCCCGACCTGCCCGCCAACCGCTGGCTGCCCGTCCTGCGGCGCCACTTCCCCACCGCACCTGCCCCGAACGGGAGCCCCGCATGAACCTCCGCATGAACGCCCGCATGAACAGCCGCACGAGCAGTCGCACGAGTCGCGGTACGAGCAGTCGCACGAGTCGCGGTACGAGCAGTCGTACGAGTGGTCGTACGAAGACCCGTGGGAGCGCGTGGAGGAGAAGGGTGCGGGGTTTCCGTACGAAGGCGGCGGCCGCTCTCGCCTCCGTCGTCCTCGCGACCGCCGCACTGGCCGGGTGCTCCTCCGGCACCGACTCCGGCTCGACGTCGTCCGGCTCCTCGTCGAGCGCGAGCGCGGCGGCGGCCGTGGACGGGACACAGGACGCGGCGGCGGTCCTCGCCGACAACGAGAAGACGCACGCCGAGGACGGTGACACGGAGTACGAGGAGTCGGATGCCGTCGCCATCGACCTGAAGGGTGACTCGGCCTCGGCCGACGGCAAGGGTGTGGAGGTCGACGGGACCACCGTCACCATCACCTCCGGCGGGACGTACCTGCTCAGCGGGTCCCTCGACGACGGGCAGGTCGTGGTCACCGCCCCCGAGGCGACCGTCAGGCTGGTCCTCGACGGTGCCGACATCTCCAGCTCCTCCGGGTCGGCGATCGCCGCGACCGAGGCGGAGCGGCTCGTGGTCGTCCTCGCGGACGGCAGCGAGAACAGGCTGAGCGACACGGACTCCTACGCCGACGACGCCGAGGCGAACGCGGCCCTGTACAGCGCCGGCGACCTGACGATCGGCGG is drawn from Streptomyces bottropensis ATCC 25435 and contains these coding sequences:
- a CDS encoding DUF4956 domain-containing protein, which produces MDQTLLVVADLAAISVLTFTVYFPRHHRRDLVAAFLGVNVGVLAVAMTLSSSSVGIGLGMGLFGVLSIIRLRSDEIAHHEIAYYFAALALGLLAGLPQEVDVLSALLMTLIVATLYVGDHPKLFGRHRQRSLRLDAAYTNEDALRAHLEILLGGRVVNLSVQNVDLVNDMTLVDVRYVVTGTGTRAPREAVHPAGQEQGVRA
- a CDS encoding VTC domain-containing protein — protein: MTALDSVAHVVGALRPIGLDELVDRAELLTRLDRKYMLPLTDLPLVVGGLVGGGLSRSGAVEAEAGGAQVLEVDGERRFAYRSVYFDTPEMDGYLGAARGRRRRFKLRVRTYLASGRHFLEVKTRGPRGTTVKQRVPYDGEPGRLTPEARAYADDVLGEAGIDARGLRLVPALTTRYLRTTLFLLDSGSRVTVDTGLTWALPDGTALRTPGRTIVETKSGRAGSGADRLLWSLGHRPCPVSKYGTGLAALRPDLPANRWLPVLRRHFPTAPAPNGSPA